AGGAGATTATCCCTGAAATCTATGCGAAATCGCCGAAAAATAATTTTATCGATGAACTGGTCATCAAACAGTTAAAACGTCTGAACCTGCCTCCTTCGCCACAGTCAAATGACGCTGACTTCATCCGCCGTGCCTATATTGACACCATCGGGATGCTACCCACCCCTGCGGAAGTTCAGGCATTTGTCAAAGATCAGAATCAGGACAAACGAAACCAGCTGATCGACCGTCTGCTGGACCGTCCGGAGTTTATCGACTATTGGACTTACAAATGGTCTGATCTACTGCTGGTAAATGGCGCCCTTATCAGACCAGAGCCTGTGAAAGCCTATCATGGCTGGATTCGTGAGCATGTCACACAGAATACTCCCTGGGATGAGATAGTGCGGGAACTGATCACCTCACAGGGCAGCAGTATTGAAAATGGCGCCACCAACTTTTATGCCATCCATCAGGATCCGGAATCGATGACGGAAAATGTCAGCCAGGCATTTCTGGGGCTGTCGATTGGCTGCGCCAAATGCCATAATCACCCGCTCGAAAAATGGACCAACAACCAGTACTACGCGATGGCGAACTTCTTCTCCCGCGTTCGCGCCAAAGGCTGGGGCGGTGCACAAAGTGCCGGTAATGGAATTCGTACCCTGTTTGTTGCCACCGAAGGAGACCTGGTTCAACCGTTAACAGGAAAACCACAACCGCCGACCCCACTGGATGGCACGGCAATCGACATCAACTCTCCTGAAGACCGCCGCGTCTATCTGGCCAACTGGCTGACATCGAAAGACAATCACTTTTTCAGCCGCGCGATCACAAATCGTGTCTGGGCAAACTACTTCGGTGTAGGACTGGTAGAAGCAGTCGATGACATGCGGGAATCCAATCCAGCCAGCAATGAAGAACTGCTGGTTGCCGCCTCCGAATACCTGGTCGACCATGATTTCGATCTGAAAGCGTTGATGAAAGTCATTCTTCAATCCGCCGCGTATCAGCGAAGCAGCCAGCCATTGCCTGAGAATAAGGCTGAGAAACGCTTTTATTCCCGCTACTATCCCCGCCGCATGATGGCGGAAGTCCTGCTGGATGCGATTTCCCAAGTGACCGATGTCCCCTCAGAATTCACGATGTATTACGAACCGAACCCTCAGAAAACCGACTTCTACCCCAAGGGAACCAAAGCAATTCAGCTGTATGATTCCTCGGTCATTTCGTATTTCCTGAAAACGTTTGGTCGCAATGAGAGGATGATTACCTGCGAATGTGAACGGACGGAAGAACCGACGATGGTCCAGGTCCTGCACATCTCCAACGGGGACACGATCAACAACAAACTCAAAGACAAAGCCAGCCGCGTCACCAAAATGCTGGAGGCGAAAAAATCAGACAAAGAACTGATTGCAGAAATTTACCTGCTCTGTCTCTCCCGCCAGCCAACTGCAGAAGAAGAAACCAAGTTGTTGAAAATACTCCAGGAAACCCCGCCTGCGGAAAAACGACTGGCTGTTGAAGATCTGTTCTGGGGCGTTCTCAGCAGCCGCGAGTTTCTGTTCAACCATTAATTTGCTTGCTGCAATTATTCTGATACCAATCGAGATCTTTATCTACTAGCGCTGACCTGAGGTCCCTGATGACAAACTTACCTGCAAAACTGATGCTGTGCTGTTCACTCTGCCTGCTGGCCAGTCTGCCCGATTCGCTGCCGGCTGCAGAGAAGCAGATCGATTACCCGAAACAGATCGCTCCCCTGTTTCGCAAATATTGTGAAGGCTGCCACAGCGCGGATGATCCGGAAGGAAAATTCGCGATCGACTCTTATCAGGGTTTACTCAAAGGGGGCAAACATGGTCTGGCAGTTTTACCCGGCGACAGCGGCAGCAGCCGACTGATCCGCATGATCAAAGGCGAAGCCAAACCGGTGATGCCGCCGGAAGACAGTGGCGAAAAACTGACCGACGCAGAAATTGCCCTGCTGGTCGAGTGGGTCAACCAGGGAGCCAAAGGCCCCTCAGACAAAGAACCCGCCCGTATGGAACTAACGGTGCCCGACATTGCGCCTGCCAAATCCATAAAAAAGCCGGTTGCATCACTGGCCTGGTCTCCGGAAACCAATCAGATCGCCATCGCCCGCTTTGAAGAAGTCAAGCTCCTCTCACCTGATCTGAAAACAGTCATTCAGTCATGGAAGACACTACCTGGCAAAGTAAACTCTGTCCGTTTCAGTCCAGACGGCAAGTGGCTGATTACATCTTCAGGAACAACCGGTTTATTTGGCCAGGCTGCCATCTGGGATGTGGAATCAGGAAAGAAACTGCATGAGTTCGTGGGGCACAAGGATGTGCTGTATGCGGCTGCGATCAGTCCCGACAAGAAATGGCTGGCGACTGGCAGTTATGATCAGAACATCATTCTCTGGGATATCGCGACCGGTAAACAGATCCGATCGCTGACCGGACATAACGGCGCCATATTTGATCTGGCTTTCAGTCCCGACAGTACCACACTGGCCAGTGCCTCGGCTGACGCCACGGTGAAAGTCTGGCAGGTCTCTACAGGCAAACGTCTGGATACGCTCAGCCAGCCCCTCAAGGAACAGTACTCCGTTACATTCAGCCCGGATGGCAATTTCATCCTTGCTGCGGGAGCCGACAACCGGATTCGCAAATGGCGTTTTGTCTCCCGGACTTCTACAAAAATCAATCCGTTAATTTACGCCCGCTTCGCTCATGAAAATCCTGTGACACAGATCGCCTTTTCCCCTGACGGCAAACTGCTGGCATCCATTTCCGATGACCAGTCGCTGAAAATCTGGGATGCCAGTCAGTTGATTTTATTGAATGTGCAGGAAAACCTGCCTGCCCTACCGACCTCAGTTGTCTTCTCTGCTGATTCCAAAGAGACTCTGGTTGGTTACAGTAATGGGTTGATTGAGAAAATTGAACTACCACCGCAGCTTTCTCCCGCGCGTGAAACTCAGAACTCAGTCGCCGCAACCAGAAAAGCGGCAGTGCCAGCAGCTCCGGTATCAAAAACAGTGTCGCTTCAGGAGCAGGAACCTAATAATCAGCCGATCGATGCAACACAGCTGAAAGCGTCTGCGATTGTAGTCAGTGGTGTCATCTCGTCAGACAAACCAGAACAGCCCGACATAGACCTGTATCGTTTCGAATCCAAGGCGGGTCAGGAATGGCTCATCGAAACGAATGCCGCTCGCAAAAAATCCAAACTCGATTCCAAAATCGAAGTGCTCGATGCGGAAGGCAAGCAGATCCCCCGGGTTCTGCTGCGAGCCGTCCGCGATTCCTATTTTACCTTCCGCGGTAAAGATTCGAACATCGTCAATGATTTCCGCATTCAGAACTGGCAGGAAATGGAGTTGAACGAATATCTGTACTGTAACGGTGAAGTCGTCAAACTCTGGCTCTACCCGCGTGGTCCCGATTCCGGATTCAACGTCTATCCAGGCAGTGGCGGAAAACGCTATACCTACTTTGGAACCAGCCCCATCACTCACGCGCTGCATGAGCCCTGCTATATTGTAGAACCGCATCCCGTGGGTTCGGATTTGCCCCCCAATGGTCTTCCCGTCTTCACCATTTTTTATGAAAACAATGATGACGGCAGACGCGGACTGGGGGACGATTCACGTTTGATCTTCCAAGCGCCTCAGGACGGCGTGTATTATGTGCGTGTCTCAGATGTCCGCGGATTTCAGGGCAAAGACTTCCATTACGATCTGACGGTTCGTCCCCGCCAGCCTGATTTCAAAGTGACTTTGAAAGGGGCCAACCCCAAGATCAATGCCGGCAGTGGAAAAGAGATCGAAGTCGTCGCTGATCGCATTGATGGCTTTAATGGACCGATTCGTGTTGATATTGCCGATGTACCTGCAGGCTTTCATGTCACCAGCCCGATTATCATCCAGGCCGGTCACGATCGGGCTTACGGCGTATTATCAGCAGACCCAGTACCGGAAACTTCTGGTCCACTTGTTGCACCGCAGCCCAACGACAGTCGCTATCAAACTGTTTCAGTCACCGCGACTGCAAAAATTGGTGGCAAAGAAGTCACTCACCCGGTAAATCCACTGGGACAGATCAAACTACTCGAAAAACCAAAACTGATTATCCGTATGGTGACGATGGATACCGACAAACTGGATGTTGCCGGCGACAATATAGCCGAAATTCCTGCGAAGCCCATTGAACTGACCATCCATCCTGGCGAAACAATTTCAGCCCGGGTTCTGCTGCTGCGAAATGGTTATCAGGGAGTCGTCGGTTTTGGGCGTGAGTATGCAGGCCGCAATCTGCCCCACGGCGTCTATGTGGACAACATCGGTTTAAATGGACTGTTGCTGCTGGACAATCAGAATGAACGGACTTTCTATCTGACGGCTGCCAAGTGGGTCCCTGAAACGACACGTTTGTTCCATCTTCGAGCCGCCCAGGAAGGCAACCAGACTTCAATTCCAGTGCTCCTGCATGTAAAACACAAAGATAAACTGGCTGCCAGTTCGAACTAAGACACCCGCAGGGAGAGTCAAGTGAAACCGTGCCTGGCAGGCTTTATCTGGCTAACGGCTGCGAGGGGTTTGCACTCAAATCCGGCAGGGGTGCGTGGGGATAGTCGACGGGCTGATAACGAATCGCCAGTTCGGGAGTTTCCAGCCTTTTGCCGCCCTGTAAGCGTGAAGTCAAAGCACGGTCGAGCATACCACTGGTTAACAATGTCCGTTCGACAGGATAGCTGGGACGGCCCGTGTGAATCATGCGTTCGATACTTTTTAACAGATACGCAAAGTGAGGATGTGCAGGTTCAGTTCGCTCTTCGAACTGAGTGGCGACAGGTTTCTCTTGCCCTTTGAGCTTTAACGCCACCGAAGTACGATTCACCGACTGCAGCATGAATAATGCTCCTACAAACCCGTCGTTGTACTTG
The sequence above is a segment of the Gimesia algae genome. Coding sequences within it:
- a CDS encoding c-type cytochrome domain-containing protein; translation: MTNLPAKLMLCCSLCLLASLPDSLPAAEKQIDYPKQIAPLFRKYCEGCHSADDPEGKFAIDSYQGLLKGGKHGLAVLPGDSGSSRLIRMIKGEAKPVMPPEDSGEKLTDAEIALLVEWVNQGAKGPSDKEPARMELTVPDIAPAKSIKKPVASLAWSPETNQIAIARFEEVKLLSPDLKTVIQSWKTLPGKVNSVRFSPDGKWLITSSGTTGLFGQAAIWDVESGKKLHEFVGHKDVLYAAAISPDKKWLATGSYDQNIILWDIATGKQIRSLTGHNGAIFDLAFSPDSTTLASASADATVKVWQVSTGKRLDTLSQPLKEQYSVTFSPDGNFILAAGADNRIRKWRFVSRTSTKINPLIYARFAHENPVTQIAFSPDGKLLASISDDQSLKIWDASQLILLNVQENLPALPTSVVFSADSKETLVGYSNGLIEKIELPPQLSPARETQNSVAATRKAAVPAAPVSKTVSLQEQEPNNQPIDATQLKASAIVVSGVISSDKPEQPDIDLYRFESKAGQEWLIETNAARKKSKLDSKIEVLDAEGKQIPRVLLRAVRDSYFTFRGKDSNIVNDFRIQNWQEMELNEYLYCNGEVVKLWLYPRGPDSGFNVYPGSGGKRYTYFGTSPITHALHEPCYIVEPHPVGSDLPPNGLPVFTIFYENNDDGRRGLGDDSRLIFQAPQDGVYYVRVSDVRGFQGKDFHYDLTVRPRQPDFKVTLKGANPKINAGSGKEIEVVADRIDGFNGPIRVDIADVPAGFHVTSPIIIQAGHDRAYGVLSADPVPETSGPLVAPQPNDSRYQTVSVTATAKIGGKEVTHPVNPLGQIKLLEKPKLIIRMVTMDTDKLDVAGDNIAEIPAKPIELTIHPGETISARVLLLRNGYQGVVGFGREYAGRNLPHGVYVDNIGLNGLLLLDNQNERTFYLTAAKWVPETTRLFHLRAAQEGNQTSIPVLLHVKHKDKLAASSN
- a CDS encoding DUF1549 domain-containing protein, whose product is MSYSKRLTRFSILICLAISFGFTPVLTPLSAAETSNRIVLLPQQIQLNSREARHGLLIQQINNGEISGPVTDKVKLSSSNPKVVKISETTLVPVGNGTAVITARSGDQEAQSTVTVTGIEVPHKWSFRNDVQPILTKAGCNSGPCHGALAGKGGFRLSLKAYDVFGDYYTIAKQSRGRRIELSDPARSLFLIKPTGAVPHKGGVRFETDSPEYRILSEWIAQGAAAPEKINPVIERLEVLPVRSVLTKGQTQHILVQAHYSDHSVRDVTRWTSFSSVNESVASVDAAGTITVTGYGEGAIVCNYSSKIAISKITSPYPQEIIPEIYAKSPKNNFIDELVIKQLKRLNLPPSPQSNDADFIRRAYIDTIGMLPTPAEVQAFVKDQNQDKRNQLIDRLLDRPEFIDYWTYKWSDLLLVNGALIRPEPVKAYHGWIREHVTQNTPWDEIVRELITSQGSSIENGATNFYAIHQDPESMTENVSQAFLGLSIGCAKCHNHPLEKWTNNQYYAMANFFSRVRAKGWGGAQSAGNGIRTLFVATEGDLVQPLTGKPQPPTPLDGTAIDINSPEDRRVYLANWLTSKDNHFFSRAITNRVWANYFGVGLVEAVDDMRESNPASNEELLVAASEYLVDHDFDLKALMKVILQSAAYQRSSQPLPENKAEKRFYSRYYPRRMMAEVLLDAISQVTDVPSEFTMYYEPNPQKTDFYPKGTKAIQLYDSSVISYFLKTFGRNERMITCECERTEEPTMVQVLHISNGDTINNKLKDKASRVTKMLEAKKSDKELIAEIYLLCLSRQPTAEEETKLLKILQETPPAEKRLAVEDLFWGVLSSREFLFNH